The Nitrospirota bacterium DNA segment CGGAGGATTAAGCGGAACTAATTATTTCCTGTATGCAGCTTCTGGCGCATCTGCTCCAACTGATAGATGGTTTGAATGCGCAACGTGTCACTCAGTCCATGACCTTGCAACATATGATGGTAAAGGTGATTATCAGGTCTATTTCTTAAGGAACGACAATACACGTTCAACAATGTGCAAAGATTGTCATACATTAAGATAATGTTTAGGATAAAGATCTATTATGAAAGGAGGGAGTAATGGCTTATAAAAGAAAATGGATGATGTTTATAGATACATCCAAGTGCATAGGCTGTAAAGCCTGTCAGGTTGCATGCAAGCAATGGCACCAGCTGCCACCAGAGACTACTACTTTTATTGGTTCCTACACGAATCCCCCTGACGTATCAGGGACTACTTTTACACGTGTTGAATACACTGAATATGAAGACATAAGGAATACACTGTTTTTCTTGTTCTTTAAGAAACAGTGCATGCATTGTAACCAGGCTGAATGCCAGATATTGTGCCCTAAAGGTGTAGAAAAAACCAAAGAGGGTTTTGTTATTTTCAATGATAAGTGTATACCTGCGAATGTAAAAGTAAGTGGTGATGAAGCTGCAAAAATAGCAGCATTTCTTGCATGTTGTCCATACGAAATCCCGAAATATAACTCAACACTTGGTAGGTTTGTAAAGTGTGACTTTTGCTTTGACAGGTTTGGTGGAGGATATGGAGTATATACAACTTACAGAGATGGTCAACCTACCACTGCATGTGAGTTGGCCTGCCCACCAGGTGCAATAAAAACTGGTGCTGCTAAAGATATCATGAACATGGCAAAGCAGAGACTCGCTGTAGTTAAAGACACATATGACAAAGCAACCCTTTGGGGGGGCAGAGGCCGCGTAATATTTCTTTTAACTCAACCTCGTGAAGCATATAATCTGCCACCTGCTGATTAAAAGGGAGGAAAATGGACTTTAAAGCTTACTTTAAAAAAATTATGAACAAAAGAGCTTGTAACAAAAATTTGTTGAAAAGCTTAAAAATGAAAGGAGGGAATTAATGGCTATTACCCGAAGAGATTTTTTGAAGTACACTGCTGTCACTGGCGCTGCCCTTTATCTTGGAATATTCGACCTCAAGCCTATTAAAGCTTATGCCCAAGCCAATCCGCCTGTATGGTTGTATGAAAATTACAGCATATGTCCATATTGCGGCATGGGATGCGGAATGATTATTGGAAGCAATGAAGATGGCCAGATTACTTACGTCCAGGGTGACCCTGATAATCCAAATAACCACGGGTCTTTATGTTCCAAAGGTTCAAGTGCAGCTAACCTGAATCATATCGAAGGGTATGTCAGGCCTGGAGGGGTTCCATATCTGGATAAATACGGAGTTCCTTACAAGGCTGATGACTCCGAGAGGATTATAACGCCGTTGAGGCGTTCTCCTGGAGAAAACAATTGGGAAGTGATAGACTGGGATACAGCTCTCACCGAGATAGTTAATAAGATAGTAACTACTCGTGGCACCATTTCTCCCGGAGGCATATGCACAAATATTGCCGTCCTGGGCACTGCCAAGGACACTAATGAAGATTGCTATTTGTTGACTAAACTGATGAGGGCTCTCGGCATTGTTTATTTCGAGCACTGCGCCCGTCTCTGACACTCTCCAACCGTAGCGGCTCTGGGAGAGTCGTTTGGCAGAGGGTGTATGACAAATAGCTGGACAGATATTGAGAATGCAGACGTCGTATTGATTATGGGCTGCAATCCAGCAGAGAACCACCCATTAGCGATGAAACATGTCTTAAAGGCAAAAGAAAAGGGTGCAACTATTATAAATGTTGACCCGAGATTT contains these protein-coding regions:
- a CDS encoding 4Fe-4S dicluster domain-containing protein, which gives rise to MAYKRKWMMFIDTSKCIGCKACQVACKQWHQLPPETTTFIGSYTNPPDVSGTTFTRVEYTEYEDIRNTLFFLFFKKQCMHCNQAECQILCPKGVEKTKEGFVIFNDKCIPANVKVSGDEAAKIAAFLACCPYEIPKYNSTLGRFVKCDFCFDRFGGGYGVYTTYRDGQPTTACELACPPGAIKTGAAKDIMNMAKQRLAVVKDTYDKATLWGGRGRVIFLLTQPREAYNLPPAD
- a CDS encoding twin-arginine translocation signal domain-containing protein, whose amino-acid sequence is MAITRRDFLKYTAVTGAALYLGIFDLKPIKAYAQANPPVWLYENYSICPYCGMGCGMIIGSNEDGQITYVQGDPDNPNNHGSLCSKGSSAANLNHIEGYVRPGGVPYLDKYGVPYKADDSERIITPLRRSPGENNWEVIDWDTALTEIVNKIVTTRGTISPGGICTNIAVLGTAKDTNEDCYLLTKLMRALGIVYFEHCARL